Proteins co-encoded in one Quercus robur chromosome 8, dhQueRobu3.1, whole genome shotgun sequence genomic window:
- the LOC126696116 gene encoding uncharacterized protein LOC126696116: MTKSHPIKALLYQPLLTGRVAQWLVLLSQYVIGLRTHKVVKSQAIVDLLAQFPGEEKCPLSEEILGKVAVAKLPERKWTMRFDGSATTASNGIGVVLSYEDGDTVPLSFKLVFPSSNNATEYEAYLTGLAIALCMGIKHIRILGDSNLVVT, translated from the coding sequence ATGACCAAGTCTCATCCTATAAAGGCACTCCTCTATCAGCCTTTATTGACCGGAAGGGTAGCACAGTGGCTGGTATTGCTCTCTCAATATGTCATTGGTCTAAGGACCCATAAGGTCGTCAAAAGCCAAGCTATAGTAGATCTGTTGGCTCAGTTCCCTGGAGAAGAAAAGTGCCCACTAAGCGAGGAAATCCTAGGAAAAGTGGCAGTAGCAAAACTCCCAGAAAGGAAATGGACCATGAGATTTGATGGGTCAGCAACGACAGCCTCAAATGGCATAGGAGTCGTGCTGAGTTATGAAGATGGGGACACTGTGCCATTATCTTTCAAACTCGTGTTCCCAAGCTCGAATAATGCTACTGAGTACGAGGCGTACTTAACTGGACTGGCCATAGCACTTTGTATGGGGATTAAGCACATAAGGATATTGGGAGATTCCAATCTTGTAGTCACCTAA
- the LOC126695132 gene encoding protein LIGHT-DEPENDENT SHORT HYPOCOTYLS 10-like: MSSSNKGKDVAEGSSRSSSASVAGAGGGSGSGSGSGDLHNHQQQQAPPLSRYESQKRRDWNTFGQYLRNQRPPVALSQCNSNHVLDFLRYLDQFGKTKVHLQGCVFFGQPEPPGPCTCPLRQAWGSLDALIGRLRAAFEENGGLPEANPFASGTIRVYLRDVRDSQAKARGIPYKKKKKKRNPILKPSNHDDNSNFPMQ, encoded by the coding sequence ATGTCAAGCAGCAACAAAGGCAAAGATGTAGCAGAAGGATCATCAAGATCATCTTCTGCTTCTGTTGCTGGAGCTGGAGGTGGTAGCGGTAGCGGTAGTGGTAGCGGTGATCTGCATAATCATCAGCAACAACAGGCACCTCCACTTAGCCGCTATGAGTCACAGAAGAGGCGCGACTGGAACACGTTTGGTCAGTACCTGAGGAACCAAAGGCCTCCAGTGGCACTTTCACAGTGCAACTCCAATCATGTGCTTGATTTTCTGCGCTATTTAGATCAGTTTGGAAAGACAAAGGTGCACTTACAAGGGTGTGTGTTTTTTGGTCAGCCTGAGCCTCCAGGGCCTTGCACTTGCCCACTCAGACAAGCATGGGGTAGCCTTGATGCACTCATCGGTCGCCTTAGAGCTGCTTTTGAAGAAAATGGTGGCTTGCCTGAGGCCAACCCATTTGCAAGTGGTACTATCCGAGTTTACTTGCGTGATGTAAGGGACTCCCAAGCTAAGGCTCGTGGAATTccttataagaagaaaaagaagaagagaaatccAATATTGAAGCCCAGCAACCATGATGATAATTCCAACTTTCCTATGCAGTAG